GTTAGTTTCTCGAACTCTGCCGATTCACTTGTCCATTTGGTAATAGAATAAAGCTTTGGAAAAAAAGTAAGCTTCTGGCTATACTTTCTGtcgctaatttgaaaaattcatcggTGTTTTTATATccgagaatcgattttcgattACAGGGCAAACAAAATTTTGCCCCTAATCGGCACGATTATGTAATCGTATGTCGCACGATCGACAAGGGTCTGTAtgattcgcgatgaacgaatagaaacgataataaaagggaataaatcgataatacaaaagagaatttcttttcatacaacgcttcgttcgccataaaatcgaatttgaaaatataaaaagtggaaaTTGGGAAAAGTTAGGAAATCGCATAATTACGGTATTTTCGATTTGCTTATCGATCGATGTTAGGTTCATGCCTAGATAAAAGATACGAGGATGGCAGGTGACGCGGAAGAGGGATCGATGACCTTAAGAGTACACGACGCCGGCTCTATTTCGAGCGggtcgtacatatgtatataccgtAGGCCCCGATTAAGATTCAGAATGACCATGAAAGAAGCAAGTACGACGAGCCACGTTTGTTTTCCTATTACATTAGTCTTGTCAATGCTGATAATACGCGGGCCAAGTAAGACGTTATCGTTGAGCACATCCACCGTTCGTTCCACGTCCAGACTTTTCGTTAGAGATTATCGTTAACGTTTCGCGTCGTTTTAACGTTACGCTGCAGAATGATTTTCATAACTTACAGAATGACGCAAAGACAGTGTCGGACTAAAGCTTCCGCAGGCCTCCTTCGTAGAAACATTCTTTAAATGGTCtttgaaatataaacaaaaatgtttagtttagttttccctcaaatgtatctttttaaagggtaaatttaaaaaaaaggtaaagaaaaaaggGTTACAACCTCCTCCCGTACCTCTTCTCTTAATCGACGCTGGCGCGAACAAAAGTTAATTTACGTTCGAGCGACTGAAACGCGTCTTCTTTCGTAAATGCTACGttacttattattaacatttgcaacaaatgcaacttattattaacattgattctcttataatcgttaaaaactatcggattaattggttgggtccaagagacaaattttaattaccaaaaaaaaacGCCATGTTTCGCGGAAATGCGTATCGGCGACGTAATATCTCCCTCTCTAAACGGACATCAAAGAAGGATATACGTGCGCAACGAGTTACGAAGTGCATAAATCAGACAAACTGTCAaactcaaatttatataaaacgaacgaatgcgttcgtcccgtgaacaaaaatgaatacaaaaatgaataaaaaaattaatacaaaaattacgtacacagaacgcatataacttttttcacatatttttttctGCCATGTCAAAGTAAAAAGAATTGACGTATTCGAAACGTACGCTTCTTTAAGCAAATGTCGGTACAAACGGTATCGCACAATGCAATCCTTTGTAATCCTATGTAATCCTTTTTCTAATTCACCTACGTATTTTTCTGTTACgtcaaaataacaaaatatcggcGTATCTAAATTAAAGTTACTTTATCAGATTGTATGGTAAAGTTACCGAGAGACTTACTACGAGAGAATCGCTAGACTCGGTTGCTAGGaaacaacattttataaatttatagcctAGTCGATATTTGAGTCGATAGTTTAGTGAGAaactaacatttatatttaaaattatagcagacgttttaacaatcgaattatttaataatgaatacGATAGAAGAATTAAATACGATAGAAGAAACACTTTTACTCAACTTAGAAAGTACACGCTAAAGCTGCGAGCAAGGAGAAACATGCGAGCGAGtcgaaaaatttcatacgatCGATTGTCTTGCTGCTTCTACCGAACGATAACGTGCGATAATTGCACGTTTACAAAGACTGTACGTTACACAATGAGCATACTAAGGTATTTCATAGAAGCTTTCCTTGCAATCGCGTTCCACGTAAGTACAAAAAGTACTAGATTCGACGTGGAATCTCTCTGCCCCCTCTCTGTGCTTCACTTGCAAGGTAGGCGCGGGTTTTCCTTTCACCCGGGCCAGTCAGCTCGAGTAGGCCTAActgcatatacatacgtacacgcTTAATATCTCGTTGAACGCGCATACGTTCCTACGTAACAACTTCACAGGAATATTTTCCATGGCTGCGCGCTTATGAACGCGCCTTCTAACCTTAATCGCATATacctttttctcgttttctcgttttctcgtttcttctttttcctcttttctcttattttacccattctcagcattctccgatttctccttttacttacggacgacgattaatcgaaatcgaaatcgaaatcgaaataccaaacaaatttcaaaatacttgctacaatcaagatttttataattaatatattatcggCGTTGTACAGCGCTAAAGATAAAACTGTTATCCGCGATCGAGCCAAAATGTAACATATTCGATAGGATTTATCTTTCACAGCTAAAGatcattttaagaaaaattataatcaacgtgaatttcaaatacgttgctttcgcgatcgatcttgtattacgatatattctaCGATAGTTGATCGGCGAGCGATCGAAAGCGGTGGAAAAACATAAAAACGTTCTAGATAAGACGACCaagattacataaaaatacgaacaatGCCCATTTTTCATTTGCTGGATACGACACTTTATACGAGGTTATATGTACATGCATGCCGATCGAGGATACTCAGCGGTCTGGTCTGAgtgtcaattaaaattattatagccgGTCGAGAAGCATTTTTCAGCAGCATCGGGAAACCGGTTCGCTTTGGCATCGGCTGCAATAGCCAGCTACCGTCGTCTCGTGTAAGTACAGTACCGCATTTTGTTTTCGCCTGGCTCAACGAGATCGCGTCCAATTGGTTTCGCGCTTCGGCAAAATTCACACCGCCGATGCCGATAGAAAACGATCGGTAGCGGCGCCTAATAGCTTAGTTAGATCGCCTTCCCATGATTCCCATTATATACAGATAGCGTAACATTCGCAGCCTCTACCCTATTgttgtatgatttatttaaaaggaaaatccgatgtatatataaaatatatatagggtgtggcaagacgcgagttacaactggacaaaaaagttatttcatatagaaataagtaaatgtaaatcataatatttcgattcgcaattttcttttccaGGTTATATCACGCGTCCTgtaaaatcctgtcaaatgctgtcaaatacTGTCaggtgctgtcaaatgctgtcaaatgctgtcaaatgctgtcaaatgctgtcagatGCTgtaaaatgctgtcaaatgctgtcaaatgctgtcaaatgctgtcaaatgctgtcaaatgctgttaaatgctgtcaaatgttgtcaaatgctgtcaaatgttggcaaatcctgtcaaatgttgtcaaatgttgtcaaatgttggcaaatcctgtcaaatgttgtcaaatgctgtcaaatgctgtcaaatgctgtgaaatgatgtcaaatgctgtcaaatgttgtcaaatgttgtcaaatgctgtcaaatgttggcaaatcctgtcaaatgttgtcaaatgctgtcaaatgctgtcaaatgctgtcaaatcctGTCCAATCCTGTCAAGTCctgtcaacctaaccccaaaataaataaaaactaattaTAACGTCGCGTATCTTACGTTTCTACTGGAACGTAAAGGAATGTTGCGTTTCTGCGTTACTTTCCCCTCGACTTGTCCACATCACCGCCTAATTGCATTTACAGTCGCGTATCTGCTGAATCAAAAATACAGATTTATTATCCTGCATATTTCCAAACGCATCGTTCATCGTCATATAGATGAGATCGAAGAATTGTCCTCCAGAACcccttggggttaggttgattaatttaaaaaatcattcaggctaatttattttcaccaaaaaCATTTAAATGCTAATAGCAAATTGGCAATGGGAAACAAACAGATTTAAAAGggattcgtattaacgatcatcgtgtgcaaccgaagcacgttcgtatttaacgcttctctgttggcaatatttataatacacggGGCGGTACGTTTACAATCGTCGTAAGTCGATTGGATAAGAAAGTAGATGAGCGGAGGAATAAGTGTAGCTAGCAATAAGTACGCGGCATGCTCGAAGAACTTACTTTGTGAAAACAAAtaggaggaagaaaagaggaagattgCCGTCGAGTAGCAACAAATGATCGAGGTGCGGTCGGGCCAGTAAGTACGTCGGGAAAGGTTCATCAATATTCATAAGTCTCACTAGGCCTATCCACGTCTCAAGGATCCAGGGAGTTTCCAGTACACGCTCCTTCTCCctatctctatttttctctttttctcttttcatgtACGTGTCGTGTGCGACTACGTATACCCGACGAAAGCCATTCGCGCGACACGGATTTGTCTTCGTAATGCGCACATTGCACGTATGCGCGCATACCTATTCCCACTGCATAAACTGCATTCTATATCGACATTGTCATATCGCGTTACCGTTTTCATATCCCTGTGTGCGTCGGGGCAAACATATATTTGGATGTCTCCTTCTACCTCAATACTCCTTCTACCTCTgataaaatcgcaaaataaacaaagacaaatactctgaaatatcaGCTGTGCTATATATTTGAATCTAAAGTATTTCACGCTTTCTCATCGTTCAAGTTAGCTGTATCTGGAATTACGtcgttttcacaaaaatatcgaataccgtttaaacaaacaggaccaagattaattaagaaatattcgtttcgatattatatagtatgtatatattctatatgtaaataatattcagttttaataagaaaattttgcaaaacaacctgtacatttcgatattataataacgaactttaatcatttttattacgttttattacgttttattacgttgaCCAAACGGTAACggcatttgcaaatttttcttccaactagatTTCCAACTAGaaggaaattattcaaataattaactttaaaacgtaTGCATGCATGCGCAGAGACtagataatatgtaatatcggtattgtcaacaactatttttcagccaaacaaaagatatcaacttttccataataatttcaatatattgactctttatatttggataatacgaatatagatgtctttgtttcttatttttctttgtatttctatTGCTTTTTAAAACCAAACAAGTTATATCAGAAATCATTATTTACGAATTAGTTGTATTTAAATGTGCGTTGATAGGTGCGTTTAGAATGTATAATGGATAAGCTGTGTATCACAATAAGAGTCGAGTTGTTTTAAAAGTTTAACATATTCTTAATAACCTTAATTGTACAAGATGGCTTATAAACATTGActtaatctaaaataaatatttgacaatttaatttttcttcgaaattccattcatttaccatttaataattatttcaacatttaattttacattttaacatttaatctcTTTATAACAAAATGTTTGCTCACTCCTTTTTGATACTCGCCGAAAATACCTACCAAATTTTATCCAATCCTacgttacgttataattttaaaaaacattCTCTGTTAATGCCAATTTCTCTTTAACATAGTCTTTATAACATTTACTTAGTTCGTTCGTTTACTTGTACGTGCATACATACGCGCATACGTATGTAGATCATATGTATTTGTACATATAGTCATGACAGTCCGTGTATGCGTACGCGTATTCGTATACGTATTGCACGTGTAATGTATACACATGTACAGTATATAGTTTGCGGTCGTGATAAGATCGAGAAGGAACTTGCGCAATCTCGAGTTGCGATTACCACTGTCGTGGACAGACCCGTCGCCGCCACTGTCGATAGATTTTACCTGTATcttgtattttctattctattaacGGAGAAACTACTCGTTACCTTAAAACTTTAAGATATAGAGATAGATACAAGAATCGTATGAAACTTCTTAATGAAAATGACTTTCGTAATGTTTCCAACGGTAACTCTACTTTTATCTTGCATTGCCATATTCTCAAGTCGGTGCTTAAAGGTTACGTTAACACGAGATACATACAACGAGGCTAGGCTATCTCTATCGCATGTATCGCGTAATAGTtgccattacatttttatttttttcccatCTATCTAGTATCCAGAATTTGAAGTTTCGAAGGAAGAAATTTTAATCGACCGAGTgtttacagaatatttttctaggTTAGGAAATACGTACCGTTCGTTCATTGCAAATCCGCGAGATGACCTCGAAAGTGATTTGCAGGCTTTGGAAGAGGCGATTGCAAAATCGGAATGTCTGATAGCaatacgcgtttccatgaaatttcaGATACGCAGCGTGAAACATCGTGGATGAGCAACATTTGACAACTTATAGACGTTATTATTGGATTTCCTATATGATTTTACATTTAATCTGAACAATTGAAAATGCAAACGATACGATTAATACGATTGCTTTCAATTTACTAGTTCATTTCGCTAGACATTTATTCACATGTTACAAATTCCAcgactaatttatttttcttattttaaatttttaacatttttcttattttcacatgtcacatgtaaatacatacatatatgtatatacgacaGAGGATTCGGCCGAATAAcgtgattaataataattgataataacacGAGGCGATTCTTTATGCAGAAATAAGAAGGACATATAGAATACAAGTTTTCTTATGTGACGcttcgttctcgagaaaatcggctttgaaaatttgtcaatgatTCTATGCTCGAACGTGGCTAATTCCGAAATGGGCAGTAGTACGTAAACAACCGTAATTCCTGTAATCTTAGTAAAGCAATTATCTACCTTaggtagatataaatatataatagatatataaataaatgcagcgaatttttatcattattattggtAAATGTTCGCAAAACATGTCCATGATTCTTTGACATGTCGTCAAGGTCATCAACCCGAGCAGTGTTACAAAGCTTTTGTTCGAGtgtcgccgttcgttaaaaacttattatttaaaaaatgtttaaacgaaAGTACATCATTTTTCGCACATTATTTACATTGAAATACAAGCTGATTCTTGATTAACTTAAAATTCGATTTGCATCACTgttatcatatatatgataaagtataatattattatattcaattataataatcaatgtatatatgtatatatgtatattgatcctactgtatcgaaatatcaaataattgtaatataaacttttcaatgtgacaataactttttaacaaacggcgacatctaattgaaatcttcgcaatgctttactcaggttaacgaccttgtattatttttgaaaaatgacaagcGACATGATAGATATAGAAGAAAGTATGTCGGTGCTAAAATTTGTATCAATAACGTCATTACTGATTGTGTTCGCTATTCTCACGTATACCGCTATAGGCTAACGCCCCATTCATTCGAtcccgtttccttttttctgtaACAGCCAGCCTCGAGTCAGtgattttctcgtgttcttctacttcttctcccTATTCTCTCAACCGTTTTCCTTTGTCTTTCTCAATTTAGttcattatttcgataaagaatataagaagaatgaatttactgtacgaattcttcttaatttattatacgaagATTGATTTAGCTTCAAGGAATAAATTAAAGCAGAAACAAAATACATCCAGCGTGCTCGTGTACATACTCAAAAATGATTGATTGTAATATGCGCAAGCCTCGATGTAATAAGGAAATACTATacaatacgatacgatacgatacgatacgatacgatacgatacgatgcgatgcgatgcgatacgatgcgatgcgatacgatacaatttcagtaaagaattattagtaacatacattttgtagaacagaaagcattattaaattgtttgagAAAGTTGTATAACTTTGATTGTACACCATATGTCGTAAGATGAACtcgttttctaattattttctttactgcTTATCTTAATGCACAACCTTATTTTACCCTTATCTtgctattacatttattttgctattttgctattttgctattttattattttgctattgtcTATTCAATCTAACGTATTCGAACGTTATCCAACTACTAACCATTATGTGTATACgtctatctattatttattgcaCAAATCTTTACCTTTTTATCTAATTTACCTAGTTAATTAGCTACGCACTTTATCTTCGCActgtccttcttcttcttttccaatttcttcATCAGTCTACAGCCCTATTTTTACTCCTTTGTTCTTTATCTCTCCTAtactaaatatctatatatgctATTACTGATCCCTCT
This is a stretch of genomic DNA from Bombus vancouverensis nearcticus unplaced genomic scaffold, iyBomVanc1_principal scaffold0043, whole genome shotgun sequence. It encodes these proteins:
- the LOC143304607 gene encoding uncharacterized protein LOC143304607 isoform X1, which encodes MLSNTVRCCQMLSNAVKCCQMLSDAVKCCQMLSNAVKCCQMLSNAVKCCQMLSNAVKCWQILSNVVKCCQMLANPVKCCQMLSNAVKCCEMMSNAVKCCQMLSNAVKCWQILSNVVKCCQMLSNAVKSCPILSSPVNLTPK